AGGGTGGACAGTTATCGTAAATCGTACCAGCAAAAAGCCGAAGCGTTTCAAAAGGACTACAGCGATTATGTGGAGAAAGCAGGCAAAGGCGCGTATTCAAAAGAAGAAGCCACGAAGATTGAAGAAGGGTTAATGAAAAGGCGCGATGAAATTGCGGCAATGGAACAAAATCAGGATAAGGTGATGGGCGAACTGGATAATTCAACGGTGGATGTGCAGAAAAAAATTTATGATTACCTCGCGCGCTTCAACAAAGAGCATGGATACTACTGTGCATTCGCATTCACAAGAACAGGCGGAGGTGTGCTGGGAATAAATGATTCGCTCGATGTAACACGAATTGTTTTGAACGGATTGAATACGGAATATAAATCAACCAAGGGAAAATGATTCAGGAAAAAAAATCAAAAAGGATTCTCGTGGAAAAAATAAATTCCGTGAAGGAGTTTCACGAAGTTTTTAAAATCGGTTCACGGGAAATTCCCGAAGGGAAATTGGAAGAATGGGAATATAAACTCCGCCACCGTCTGATGCAGGAAGAGAATGAAGAATACCTGGAAGCATGCAGCCGCGGAGACCTTGTTGAAATTGCCGATGCGCTGGGCGATAAACTTTATATTTTGTTCGGAACAATTTTAAAACACGGACTTCAATATAAAATTGACGAAGTGTTTGATGAAATTCACCGCTCCAACATGTCGAAACTGGATGAAAACGGAAAACCGATTTTCCGTGAGGATGGAAAAATTATGAAGAGCAAAAAATATTTTAAGCCGGATATCCGGAAAATTCTTTCGGAAGATTAGTTTTCTTTTCGCTTCTTATATCTGCACAATCCCTCATCCAAAAATTTCTTGTACGTTTCTATTTCCGGGGTGTATCCGCGCGACTGCGCAAGTTTTTTTCCATTGTTATCGAGCAAAACATAATACGGCTGAGAATTTGTTTTATAAACCGATGCCTGCAAATCGCTCCACTTGTTTCCCTGCGTTTTTATTTTTTGTCCGGAGGTTTGAGAAACAATTTGTTCTTTTTCCGGAAGCGGAGTTTTATCGTCCACATAAAGAGAAATCAAAATATAATTTTCGCGCAGGCGTTTGAGAATTTCCGAATCGCTCCACACATTGTCTTCCATCTTGCGGCAGTTCACGCAACTCCATCCGGTAAAATCAATCATCACCGGTTTGTTCTGATTTTTCGCATACGCCATTCCTTCTTCGTAATCATGAAAACAATTTAAGTTATGCGGGCAATGGCTTGTTTCTTTTGATGTCCATTCTTTATAAAAATCGGGCGGAGGAAATCCGCTGATTAATTTTAATGGCGCTCCCCACAATCCGGGAATTAAATACACCGTGAAGCTTAAAACAATCAGCGCGTACATATAGCGGTAAACCGAAATTGATTTTACTTCCGAGTCGTGGTCGAATTTTATTTTGCCGAGAAGATAAAACCCCCACGAACCGAAAATCACAATCCACAGCGCAATGAAAACTTCGCGCGGAAGAATTCCCCAGTGATACGCCAGGTCTACGTTCGATAAAAATTTCAGCGCGAGCGCAATTTCCAAAAATCCCAAACTCACTTTCACCGCGTTCAGCCATCCTCCGGATTTCGGAAGCGTGTTCAGCCATGCGGGAAACGCAGCGAAGAGTGCGAACGGAAGTGCGAGCGCAATGGCAAAGCCCGCCATTCCGAGAAGCGGGCCCAAATTACTTCCATTCACAGCCGCTTGAACTAAAAGAGTTCCGATGATGGGTCCCGTGCAGGAAAAAGAAACGAGCGAAAGCGTGAATGCCATGAAAAAAATTCCGAGCATCCCTCCGCGGTCGGCTGCTTTATCCGCTTTATTCACCCACGAACTCGGAAGCGTAATTTCAAATGCTCCGAGAAAAGAAGCGGCAAAAATTATAAAGATGAAAAAGAAAGCAAGGTTGAACCAAACATCGCTTGCCATTTTGTTGAGCGTGTCGGCTCCGAAAATTTTTGTGATGATGAAACCGAGCGCCACGTAAATAATTACAATGGAAAGAGAATATACCAAAGCATTTTTAAATCCTTCCGAGCGCGTTTTGCTTTGCTTGATAAAAAAACTTACCGTGAGCGGAATCATGGAGAACACGCAGGGAGTTAACAACGCCAAGAACCCACCGATTAAACCTTGAATAAAAATTGCCCATGCGGAAAGTGTTGCATAATTATCTCCTTCGAGCGAACCGCAATCGTCATTAAAATTTTCATCGTTTCCTGCAATTTGTTTTGCAGTTGTATCCACCACTGCAGTTTTCAGTGTGTCAGAATCTTTTTTTACTTGTGAAATGTCTGCATTTCCTCCTTTCCCTTCTATCTTAAACTCAAAATCCACATCCGTTGGCGGAAGGCACATGGAACTGTTGCAGGTTTGGTAATTTAAAGTTCCTTTCACTGAAAAACTTTCCTGCGAAAGAATTTTTATTTTTTGTTTGTGAGTTGCTTCGTGCTCATAATATTTCACATTCATCTCAAAATTTTTATCGTACATCTTCTCCGGTTTCGGCTCAATAATTTTTCCATCAAGCGAATAATTTTTATTCTTCTCGAAATTAAATGTGAGAGAAATGGGCCCCTGGTCGCTTTCCTGTTTCATGGAATACACATGCCAGTCGTTGTCAATTTTTGCTGTCAGCAATAATTCGGCTTCGCTTTCAGAAATTTTATTGACGGAAAATTTCCACTTCACGGGATTTTGTATCTGGGCAAGCGAAAAGAGTTGGAAAAAAACAAAAAGTAAAAAAGTAAAAAATAATTTTATTTTCATAGAAGAATTTCTGTTCAAATATACTTACTTTGATTTCACTGCCTATTGTTTTAACTATTTTTCAGAATTAAAGTATTTCTTAGAAAATAGTTTTTATCAAATAAGCGAGAAACGAATGCTCACGCCTCCGTTTGTGTTGGACGATTTGAACGAAGTGGAAATTTTCGGAGTGGTAAAGAGTTTATCAAAAAATACCCGCGCGGTAATGCGCTGTGTTATCATATAATCTGCCGATGTTTTAAGCGAAAGAATAATTTGCCCGGCAGTCGGCTGGGTTACTCCTTCCACAACTTTTCTTATCACCGTCAAATTTTCCCGAATGGAAAAATCGGCTTTCAGGTTCAGGTCGCTCTTGATTCCTTTTTTGTTTTTGCCGAACGGGTTTTTCAGTTCAAGGTTTTTCCATCGGTAACCCGTTCCCACCACCAGTTCTTTTCCGTTTATTTCGGTGAGTTGGTTGTTCGCGAAACTGAGCGCAATGTTCCTGTCTTTTTTAATTTCTGTGTTTATCTGAATCCCGTTCTGTAAGGTCATGTCCACTTTGATTAAAGGAGCAAACTGCTCGGAAATGGTAACTGAATTTATTTGCTCGTAGAACAAATAATCTCCGTTGACATTGGTAACAGAAGGCGCCTGCGCCTCCGACTGTAAATTTGATTTAAGATTATTGGCAAACGTGAAACTATACGAAGATCGGTAGGCATGGCTGAGCGTTACAGTTTTGAAAATTTTCTTCAGCGGTTTTATTTTTGAGAGTCCATCGTAAGTAATCCGCCAGTTTGGTTTCGGAATTTTGGGAAATGTTTCGAGCGGATATTTGCTTGGGTCTTTTCTCGAATAGGCAGAAAGAAACGCAAACATCATGGTGGCTTGAGAAGTGGGCCCGTATCCTACATGATATGTATCTCCGAGAGCATCCTTATATGTTTGAGCAGAATTTCCATTTTTATAATGGTCCGCAAGATGTTCGGAAATTAACGAGCGGTTCGCCAAAAAATCTGTGAATGCTTGCGAACTATAATCTTTATTTGTTTTTTCAAACGCAGTTTTCCATGTTAAGAATGACATACTGAAGTTTCCGCTCTCAATCGGATTCTGATGAACAAATCCGGAATCCGTCAGCAGCGCATCAATTCTTGCCCATCTGAAAAACTCGCTGTGGTTAACCGACTTGCTGCGGTTGGCGGTGAGTTCAATCTTGAATCCGGGAGCGGGCTCTATGTTGGCACGTCCGGTAATGTTGGTGGTGGAATTGCGAAGATACGGAGTGTTCAACGAATTTTTCTGCACAATCCATCCGTGTGAGGCGGCATATTCCCCGAAGTCATGATAGGTTTTCCCGTTAAAACTTCCCGAATAATTCTGCTGCCCGAAAACAAAACCGGGACCGGGCGCTCCGCGCGGGCTCATGCCGAGAAATTTTGTGCTGTCGTTAAATCCGGCAATGGAAGTTCCGCGGCTGTCGGTAATATTTGCCGAAACATTTTTCAGCATCATGAGCGTGCGCGCGGCATATTGCGGCAAAAGATACTCTCCGAGTTTTTTCTTTTCTTTTTTCTTCAGTGAGTCCAGCGCGGCTTTGTTTTTCTTCAGCGTGTCCTGTGGATTTTTAGGTGGAGGATTTTTCGGCTTGGGCGGAGTTTTTTTCTCTTCCTTCTTTTTTATTCCCTGGTTCACTTTTTTGAAGAACGGTATTTTATTGTAGAGCGTGAGCATGTTCGCCTGCGTATTCAGTGTTTTCTGATTTCCGTTGGTTAAAAAATGCCCGAGTGAATCAGCGCTGTAGGGAGCGTGCATCCATTTATAATCTGCCGAATAGCCGGCATTGGCGGTTATCCAATCGGTGAGCGGAAATTTATTGATGGGCACCGTGTAATCCGCTTTTGATTTCTGCATGTAGATAATATTATTTCCGCCTTTGAAAAAATTCCGGTACATCACGTCTTTGTCCGGTTTTAAATCCACCGCTCCCCGCGGTTCGAGAATGCGGCTGGTATTGTCGGCATGATAATCGAGTTTGATGGATTTGGTCAAATCCCATTTCAAATCGTAACTGCGCAGCATGGTAAACGTTTTTTCGTAAAAGGTGTCAATGGGAATGTTTTCTCCCGAGATATCGCGCTGGTGTTTTTCCGAATAATGCCGCGTGGCGTCCGCAAGGAAAGAATATTTGTTCGGAATGGGCGTGAAATTAAAATCCTTGATAAGCGCGAATGCTTTTTTGCTCAGGAGTTTTGATTTCTTGAACGGCTGAATGTTTTTTACTGTGGGCGCATAGCCGTATACAAATCCTCCGCGGTAATCGCGCATGTTATAAAAATCAATGGTGGCGCTGTGGTTGTGAAACTGGCTGTAAGAAAAATTAAACGCGAAGTTGGAAATATCAATCGGGTAACTGTGTTTTGATTTTTTTGATTTCTCTTTTTTCACATTGGTGAAGTTTATGCTCCTGCGGTCGGTTTCATCTATGGTTTCGCGTCTGATTTTATCGCGGTAATCTTTCGGAAGGTTTTGGTCATGCAGC
Above is a window of Bacteroidota bacterium DNA encoding:
- a CDS encoding thioredoxin family protein — its product is MKIKLFFTFLLFVFFQLFSLAQIQNPVKWKFSVNKISESEAELLLTAKIDNDWHVYSMKQESDQGPISLTFNFEKNKNYSLDGKIIEPKPEKMYDKNFEMNVKYYEHEATHKQKIKILSQESFSVKGTLNYQTCNSSMCLPPTDVDFEFKIEGKGGNADISQVKKDSDTLKTAVVDTTAKQIAGNDENFNDDCGSLEGDNYATLSAWAIFIQGLIGGFLALLTPCVFSMIPLTVSFFIKQSKTRSEGFKNALVYSLSIVIIYVALGFIITKIFGADTLNKMASDVWFNLAFFFIFIIFAASFLGAFEITLPSSWVNKADKAADRGGMLGIFFMAFTLSLVSFSCTGPIIGTLLVQAAVNGSNLGPLLGMAGFAIALALPFALFAAFPAWLNTLPKSGGWLNAVKVSLGFLEIALALKFLSNVDLAYHWGILPREVFIALWIVIFGSWGFYLLGKIKFDHDSEVKSISVYRYMYALIVLSFTVYLIPGLWGAPLKLISGFPPPDFYKEWTSKETSHCPHNLNCFHDYEEGMAYAKNQNKPVMIDFTGWSCVNCRKMEDNVWSDSEILKRLRENYILISLYVDDKTPLPEKEQIVSQTSGQKIKTQGNKWSDLQASVYKTNSQPYYVLLDNNGKKLAQSRGYTPEIETYKKFLDEGLCRYKKRKEN
- a CDS encoding nucleoside triphosphate pyrophosphohydrolase family protein, which gives rise to MIQEKKSKRILVEKINSVKEFHEVFKIGSREIPEGKLEEWEYKLRHRLMQEENEEYLEACSRGDLVEIADALGDKLYILFGTILKHGLQYKIDEVFDEIHRSNMSKLDENGKPIFREDGKIMKSKKYFKPDIRKILSED
- a CDS encoding OmpH family outer membrane protein; the protein is MKNISLALNAILLLAVGFLYYKDFSEKKSSAGNEETKNDSAKIVSPVQPIVNLSSLPKGLPVVFVNADSLFAKYEYAKKAKASGENRVDSYRKSYQQKAEAFQKDYSDYVEKAGKGAYSKEEATKIEEGLMKRRDEIAAMEQNQDKVMGELDNSTVDVQKKIYDYLARFNKEHGYYCAFAFTRTGGGVLGINDSLDVTRIVLNGLNTEYKSTKGK
- the sprA gene encoding cell surface protein SprA; translated protein: VRNPKRGSKTNPTGNADDGISKCAEVWVNELRLADFDEHGGYAGTGHVTTKLADLGTVTLAGNYSSPGWGSIEKKVSERQKETRYQYDISSQIALHKFLPADWGISLPMYVGYSQAIIRPQYNPLDPDIKLYDVLHDQNLPKDYRDKIRRETIDETDRRSINFTNVKKEKSKKSKHSYPIDISNFAFNFSYSQFHNHSATIDFYNMRDYRGGFVYGYAPTVKNIQPFKKSKLLSKKAFALIKDFNFTPIPNKYSFLADATRHYSEKHQRDISGENIPIDTFYEKTFTMLRSYDLKWDLTKSIKLDYHADNTSRILEPRGAVDLKPDKDVMYRNFFKGGNNIIYMQKSKADYTVPINKFPLTDWITANAGYSADYKWMHAPYSADSLGHFLTNGNQKTLNTQANMLTLYNKIPFFKKVNQGIKKKEEKKTPPKPKNPPPKNPQDTLKKNKAALDSLKKKEKKKLGEYLLPQYAARTLMMLKNVSANITDSRGTSIAGFNDSTKFLGMSPRGAPGPGFVFGQQNYSGSFNGKTYHDFGEYAASHGWIVQKNSLNTPYLRNSTTNITGRANIEPAPGFKIELTANRSKSVNHSEFFRWARIDALLTDSGFVHQNPIESGNFSMSFLTWKTAFEKTNKDYSSQAFTDFLANRSLISEHLADHYKNGNSAQTYKDALGDTYHVGYGPTSQATMMFAFLSAYSRKDPSKYPLETFPKIPKPNWRITYDGLSKIKPLKKIFKTVTLSHAYRSSYSFTFANNLKSNLQSEAQAPSVTNVNGDYLFYEQINSVTISEQFAPLIKVDMTLQNGIQINTEIKKDRNIALSFANNQLTEINGKELVVGTGYRWKNLELKNPFGKNKKGIKSDLNLKADFSIRENLTVIRKVVEGVTQPTAGQIILSLKTSADYMITQRITARVFFDKLFTTPKISTSFKSSNTNGGVSIRFSLI